A region of the Candidatus Tanganyikabacteria bacterium genome:
TCGCCGACCCGACCGGCCTGACCAAGATCAAGGGCGGCACCGAGTTCGGGTGGAACAACACCGTCGGCCAGACGTTCACGGGCATCGCGGGCTTCGGCGGCGGCACCATCGGCAAGAACAACACGCTCAACCCCGGAAGCCTCGAGACCTCGAACTCGTCGGTCAACACCACGCTTCCGGAACTCACCATCGCCCAGAAGTCGTTCACCGCCAACGTCAAGATCGTGCAGGTCGGCAACAACCTCATCGACGACGTCAACAACCTCGTCAGGTAGTCGTCGGCTCACCGGCGGCTGTCGGGGCCGGGCGGCATCGGCCGACGACTCCTCGCCCCTGGGCGCCCAATACAGAAGCTCGCGATAGGCCGGCACCGCATCCGTCACGGATCTCCAGCGGTGGCCGGCCTTAGACTTCGAATTGGTGCGCTCCCTCCCGGGAATAACGAGGCGATAATGAATTCCCAACGGGGTACATAACACCGGCATGGAAGACCTGGCTGGCGGCGGCGGATCCACGCAGTTCCGGGCCCTGTACTATCTGGGCAGCCAGATGGCGCAGGCCCTGACCGAATTCGTGGACGAAGAGGAAATGACGCCGCAGGCGAACTGGACCGTGACGGCCGTCGAGTTGCAGCCGTACGGCCAGCTTGCCGAGCGTTACGCCGAGGACTCGATCTGGGGGATCATCCAGTTCACGGAGCAACCGGGCGGCGCGTTCCTGCTCGTCACGCACGACGCCGCCAGGACTTTGCTGGGGGTGCCCGCCCGCCAGATGTTCTCGTTCGAGGAGAGCGAGGACGCCCTGTTCACCTTCATGTCGCGCCTGACGGACCTGTACGGGCAGACCTGGTCGGATATCGTCCTCCTGGAGCCGCAGCTGGGCCTCTTCCCGATCGCGCCCGAAATCGACGAGCTCCACGAGGTCTTCATGGGCCTTTCGCCAGGCACCCCCCTGGTGGTCACGTCGTTCCGCGTGGGGGTGCCCGGCCAGCCGCTCGCCAAGCTCGTGCTGGCCATCCCGCAGCCGTACCTCATCCCGCTGGGCCAGTCGCTCGAGGCGGCCGCGGAGATGACCTACCTCAACGGCAAGGACGATGCCATCGAGGAGCGCCTGGACCACCTGGGCGACGTGCCCATGCCGATCACGGTGACGCTGGGCAGCACGCAGATGGCCCTGGCGGACCTCCAGAACCTCGAAGAAGAGGACGTCATCATGCTCGATCAGCCGGTGGGATCGCCCCTGCTGTGCGAGATGGGCGGCGCCCGGATCTGGGTGAAGCCCGGCACCACCCCCGACGGCTTGCGCCGCGCCGTGCTGGTCGTGAGCCTCGGGTCGGAGTAGGTCATGGCGGTCGAGGAAGAAGAAGCGGTCCCCCGGGCGCGCAAGCGCCGGAAGCCGAAAGTCAGGCTGCGCGGCCAGCTCCTGCCCCTGCTCATCGGCGTGATGCCGATCTTCATGGTCATGGCGCTGTGGACCCGCGGCGGCGCCGGCCTCCACAAGGGCGTCCTGGTGCTCTGGGCGCTCGCGGCCGCCGGCTGCCTGGCCGCCGCCGCCTACCACGTGTCCTACCGCATCAAGGTGCCCAGGTCTGTCATCCACCCCGCATCGTTCTGGGCCACGCTGCCGATCTCGGTGTTCCTGTTCTTCTTCGGGCTCCTGAACATGTGGGGCCTGTCGGGTTCCTGGGCCTTGCAGCTCTCGCCCAACCGGATGGAGAGCCCGCAGGCCTGGCTCCAGCTCTTCGCGAAGGTGCTCCTGCGCGAGCCGGCGACCGCCGCGGGCAAGATCCCGGTCATGCGCTTCAACGAATGGGTGCTCTCGCCGGGCAACCTGGACGGGGCCCTGTGGGGCGCGGTCGGGTTCGCCTGCGTGTTCGGCATCGGCGGCCTGCTGGCCTCGGCGCTGCGGCGCGAAGCGTTCGATCCCCGCCAGGAGCCTTTCGGGACGGCCGGCTTCTGGCCCGTGCTCCGCTCGCTCATCGGCTACTACTACGGCTGGTCGCTGGGCTTCGGCCTCGGCGCGGTGCTGCTCTGGGGGCTGCACTACTTCACTACCGGCCTCGATCCTCAGCCGCCGGCCATCGCCGCGCTCCGGGCGGCCTTCGGGATGGTGAACGATCCCAATCGGGCGTTCACGTCGGGCCTCGTGATAGGCGCCTGGCTCCTGTCGCTCGGCATGCTCTTCATGGGCAGGGGCGACTTTACCGTGGCCTTCTCGGATCCCAAGCCCGACGAGAAGGAACCGCCGATGAAGGTCGCCATCCCCGAGTTGCCCAAGACCGAACTGCCGAATCTCGACTTCGGCGCCGTGCTGGCCGAGACCGAGCAAATAGCCGCATCCTTCGGGCGGGATATCCAGGGCGTCGTCCGCCAGATGGGCCTGACCGAGGAGCCGGGAGTCTTCCTCGAACGGGCGGAGCCCCGGGCCGAGGAAGACGC
Encoded here:
- a CDS encoding FliM/FliN family flagellar motor switch protein, whose amino-acid sequence is MEDLAGGGGSTQFRALYYLGSQMAQALTEFVDEEEMTPQANWTVTAVELQPYGQLAERYAEDSIWGIIQFTEQPGGAFLLVTHDAARTLLGVPARQMFSFEESEDALFTFMSRLTDLYGQTWSDIVLLEPQLGLFPIAPEIDELHEVFMGLSPGTPLVVTSFRVGVPGQPLAKLVLAIPQPYLIPLGQSLEAAAEMTYLNGKDDAIEERLDHLGDVPMPITVTLGSTQMALADLQNLEEEDVIMLDQPVGSPLLCEMGGARIWVKPGTTPDGLRRAVLVVSLGSE
- a CDS encoding FliM/FliN family flagellar motor switch protein; amino-acid sequence: MAVEEEEAVPRARKRRKPKVRLRGQLLPLLIGVMPIFMVMALWTRGGAGLHKGVLVLWALAAAGCLAAAAYHVSYRIKVPRSVIHPASFWATLPISVFLFFFGLLNMWGLSGSWALQLSPNRMESPQAWLQLFAKVLLREPATAAGKIPVMRFNEWVLSPGNLDGALWGAVGFACVFGIGGLLASALRREAFDPRQEPFGTAGFWPVLRSLIGYYYGWSLGFGLGAVLLWGLHYFTTGLDPQPPAIAALRAAFGMVNDPNRAFTSGLVIGAWLLSLGMLFMGRGDFTVAFSDPKPDEKEPPMKVAIPELPKTELPNLDFGAVLAETEQIAASFGRDIQGVVRQMGLTEEPGVFLERAEPRAEEDAAEVPVANLLSARKPEFDTAFDEALGQLASVYVQISAQLGQVSLSLAEWLTLEEGSLLEIPRAADGTVAVCINGRNVGRGRPIAHENHVAVKVLRLEPGTVESLKGG